From Leptolyngbya sp. KIOST-1, one genomic window encodes:
- a CDS encoding ATP-grasp fold amidoligase family protein, with amino-acid sequence MNFKVDHFSIWQRIFYRLVRPVLTDSAYANMSLQRWLNGGNIGCPQTFNEKLQWLKVYNRNPQFCIFADKLSVREYVKEKLGNNYLNELLGVYSSVSDINWSKLPKSFVLKATHGSGMNIFVNEKDSFDKTAAIAKLRYWLKADYSLMGREWIYKNVPRRIIAEQFLRDAEGCIPKDYKVFCFEGEPYCIQVDINRFSDHRRAYFDSDWKRLPFTILYPHYDGEVNKPKYLAAMLEAAKRLSENIPFVRVDFYSLPELIFGEMTFYPGNGTEPFDPPEWDQHLGDKLILF; translated from the coding sequence ATGAATTTTAAAGTAGACCATTTTAGTATTTGGCAGCGAATATTTTACCGACTAGTACGGCCAGTTTTGACCGATTCAGCTTATGCCAATATGTCCCTTCAACGTTGGTTAAATGGTGGAAACATCGGGTGTCCGCAGACTTTTAATGAAAAGCTGCAATGGTTGAAAGTCTATAATCGCAATCCACAGTTTTGTATCTTTGCAGACAAACTATCTGTTAGAGAGTATGTAAAAGAGAAACTAGGAAACAACTACTTGAATGAATTGTTAGGAGTTTATAGTTCAGTCTCGGATATTAACTGGTCTAAGCTACCTAAAAGCTTTGTCCTAAAAGCTACTCATGGCTCAGGCATGAATATTTTTGTGAATGAGAAAGATAGCTTCGATAAGACAGCAGCGATTGCTAAGTTAAGATATTGGTTAAAAGCAGATTATTCTCTTATGGGTCGTGAGTGGATTTACAAGAATGTACCAAGAAGAATTATTGCAGAGCAATTTTTGCGTGATGCAGAAGGATGCATTCCTAAAGATTATAAAGTATTTTGTTTTGAGGGTGAACCTTACTGTATTCAAGTAGATATTAATCGTTTTTCTGATCATAGGCGGGCATATTTTGATTCGGATTGGAAAAGATTACCTTTTACTATCCTTTATCCTCACTATGATGGTGAAGTAAATAAGCCTAAATATCTCGCGGCTATGCTTGAAGCAGCTAAAAGACTATCAGAAAATATTCCTTTTGTACGGGTTGACTTCTACTCTTTGCCTGAACTTATTTTTGGAGAAATGACATTTTATCCAGGGAATGGGACTGAGCCATTTGACCCACCTGAATGGGATCAACATTTAGGCGATAAGCTCATTTTATTTTAG
- a CDS encoding alpha-1,2-fucosyltransferase: MNSKKLIKVIPQIFGGLGNQLFIYASARRLALVNNAELVLNDVSGFVRDYTYQRQYQLDHFHIPCRKATAAERLEPFSRVRRNLKHRVNRYISFEKRSYIKQDSLDFEPRLLKVKPYRNLYLEGYWQSEDYFKDVEDVIRQDLRIHPPDDEKNQAMAKSILSHTAVAIHVRFFDGPEENSVHNAPNDYYRCAIAEIEKRVPNAHYYLFSDNAKESRKRIPLADNRITVVAHNIGETNAYADLWLMTQCQHFIIANSTFSWWGAWLANQRSKTVISPGAMVGRETAWGFNGLIPTSWIVFHV; the protein is encoded by the coding sequence ATGAATAGTAAAAAATTGATTAAAGTCATTCCCCAAATTTTTGGTGGTCTTGGCAATCAATTATTTATCTACGCATCCGCTCGTCGCTTAGCCTTAGTAAACAATGCTGAATTAGTTTTAAATGATGTCAGTGGTTTCGTACGGGACTATACCTATCAACGTCAGTACCAACTTGACCATTTTCATATTCCCTGCCGCAAAGCTACAGCCGCAGAGCGATTAGAACCTTTTTCACGAGTCCGACGAAATCTTAAGCATCGCGTAAATCGCTATATTTCTTTTGAAAAGCGATCTTACATTAAGCAAGATAGCTTGGACTTTGAGCCACGTCTGCTAAAAGTTAAGCCTTATAGAAACCTATATTTGGAGGGGTACTGGCAGAGTGAAGACTACTTCAAGGATGTAGAAGATGTTATTCGGCAAGATTTGCGTATACATCCTCCAGATGATGAAAAAAATCAGGCTATGGCTAAAAGTATTTTGAGTCATACAGCAGTGGCTATACATGTCCGCTTTTTTGATGGACCGGAGGAGAACAGTGTCCATAATGCACCAAATGACTACTATAGATGTGCTATTGCAGAAATAGAGAAACGAGTTCCAAATGCCCATTACTACCTTTTTTCCGATAATGCTAAGGAATCCCGAAAGCGCATCCCTCTCGCAGACAATCGAATCACAGTAGTGGCTCATAATATTGGTGAGACAAATGCCTATGCCGACCTCTGGCTAATGACGCAGTGCCAGCATTTTATCATTGCTAATAGCACCTTTAGTTGGTGGGGAGCATGGTTAGCTAACCAACGGAGTAAAACAGTAATTTCTCCTGGTGCTATGGTTGGTAGGGAGACAGCGTGGGGGTTTAATGGCTTAATTCCTACGTCTTGGATTGTTTTTCATGTGTAG